The following are encoded together in the Anoplopoma fimbria isolate UVic2021 breed Golden Eagle Sablefish chromosome 9, Afim_UVic_2022, whole genome shotgun sequence genome:
- the LOC129095655 gene encoding beta-2-glycoprotein 1-like translates to MAPVLALMVLCQVALYTTVTSKKVCGRPFFADGIDELNLKHVFEVGEELTPTCETGYSPSTATPRRMTCTSTGAWTQSDLACSPKMCQIPRPLQPLARGRTEAPFKSVLNYTCDDGYVMQGANESSCLHDGTWSNPPPLCKAVNCQLPRPPRDGRIAYDKPVPGRTAMYGQGWTYECNPPMAPSFERGSCMADGSATEPPVCRVVSCSIPTGIPNGFITFAVMRQHGYKEKVKYGCNEHYILDGEAEIQCQNSGNWSAKPVCRAPCAVGIKRGRISYNAKKLWIADLKPNRVLHGEPVSFYCLNRADSCGYPVASTCNDGTLPIPECFVEPGRVEYTMRAKTLPSEITMCAASPPATPA, encoded by the exons ATGGCTCCAGTGCTGGCTTTGATGGTCCTCTGCCAAGTGGCTTTATACACAACTGTAACATCcaagaaag TATGTGGCCGTCCTTTTTTCGCTGACGGGATCGACGAGTTGAACCTAAAACATGTGTTTGAGGTTGGAGAGGAGCTGACACCCACATGTGAAACGGGGTACTCGCCTTCAACAGCGACCCCTCGGAGGATGACCTGCACCAGCACAGGAGCATGGACACAGTCAGACCTGGCGTGTTCCC CCAAGATGTGCCAAATCCCTCGACCTCTGCAGCCATTAGCAAGGGGGAGGACAGAAGCTCCATTCAAGAGTGTTCTCAACTACACATGTGATGACGG GTACGTCATGCAAGGAGCCAATGAGAGCAGCTGTTTACATGATGGCACCTGGAGCAATCCACCGCCTCTCTGCAAAG CTGTGAACTGTCAACTGCCCAGGCCACCTAGAGATGGAAGGATTGCCTATGATAAGCCAGTTCCTGGACGCACCGCCATGTATGGGCAAGGCTGGACATACGAGTGTAACCCACCCATGGCACCGAGTTTTGAGAGGGGATCCTGCATGGCTGATGGAAGTGCAACTGAGCCACCGGTGTGTCGAG TGGTGAGCTGCAGCATCCCGACAGGCATCCCGAATGGCTTCATCACCTTCGCTGTGATGAGACAACACGGCTACAAGGAAAAGGTTAAGTACGGCTGCAATGAGCATTATATTCTGGATGGAGAGGCTGAGATACAGTGTCAAAACTCAGGAAACTGGTCTGCCAAGCCCGTTTGCAGAG CTCCCTGCGCAGTTGGCATCAAAAGAGGCCGTATCTCCTACAATGCCAAGAAGCTCTGGATCGCAGACCTGAAACCCAACAGAGTCCTCCATGGAGAACCCGTTTCCTTCTACTGTCTGAACAGAGCAGATAGTTGTGGCTACCCTGTGGCCAGCACCTGTAACGATGGGACCCTCCCCATCCCAGAGTGCTTTGTGG aACCAGGCCGGGTGGAGTACACCATGAGGGCCAAAACCCTTCCATCAGAAATCACAATGTGTGCTGCTTCACCCCCTGCAACACCTGCATAA